A single Lolium perenne isolate Kyuss_39 chromosome 6, Kyuss_2.0, whole genome shotgun sequence DNA region contains:
- the LOC127307047 gene encoding transcription factor MYB30-like — protein sequence MGRSPCCEKLGLKRGPWTAEEDAILVAHIERHGHSNWRALPKQAGLLRCGKSCRLRWINYLRPDVKRGNFTGEEEDAIIQLHAVLGNRWSMIAARLPGRTDNEIKNVWHTHLKKRLDESRQGTTAAPKRKTKKPMPESSLEGPTSVSETVSSPEQSLSTSSAATDDSMTTSLENTGSFSSDSEEFQIDDSFWSETLAMAVDSSMEAGDPLGADSASPSSSNDEMDFWVRLFMQAGDLQSLSQI from the coding sequence ATGGGGAGGTCTCCTTGCTGCGAGAAGCTGGGGCTCAAGAGGGGGCCGTGGACGGCGGAGGAAGACGCGATCCTCGTCGCTCACATCGAGCGGCACGGGCACAGCAACTGGCGGGCGCTGCCGAAGCAGGCCGGGCTGCTGCGTTGCGGCAAGAGCTGCCGCCTCCGGTGGATCAACTACCTCCGCCCGGACGTCAAGCGGGGCAACTtcaccggcgaggaggaggacgccatcATCCAGCTCCACGCCGTGCTCGGCAACAGATGGTCGATGATCGCGGCGAGGCTGCCCGGGAGGACGGACAACGAGATCAAGAATGTCTGGCACACGCACCTCAAGAAGCGACTTGACGAGTCGAGACAAGGAACAACAGCCGCGCCTAAGCGTAAAACAAAGAAACCTATGCCTGAGAGCTCGCTCGAGGGTCCGACCTCCGTCTCCGAGACAGTTTCGTCACCGGAGCAGTCTCTCTCGACGTCTTCCGCCGCCACCGACGACTCAATGACCACATCGCTGGAGAACACAGGCAGCTTCAGCTCAGACTCGGAAGAGTTCCAGATCGACGACAGCTTCTGGTCCGAGACACTGGCAATGGCGGTGGACAGCTCCATGGAAGCCGGCGACCCCTTAGGCGCTGACAGTGCATCGCCGTCGTCGAGCAACGACGAGATGGACTTCTGGGTCAGACTGTTCATGCAGGCTGGTGACTTGCAGAGCTTGTCTCAGATTTAG
- the LOC127307049 gene encoding transcription factor MYB30-like: protein MGRSPCCEKLGLNRGPWTAEEDSILVAHIEQDGHSNWRALPKQAGLLRCGKSCRLRWINYLRPDVKRGNFTIEEEDAIIQLHAMLGNRWSMIAARLPGRTDNEIKNVWHTHLKKRLESSAAPKRKAKKHAAVTTSVITHDGPTSAPVLPEEHISSSATGYSMASSSLETTESFSPDSHEFQIDDSFWSETLALTVGSSSGAGMEAGDPFGADSASPTSSNDEMDFWVRLFMQASDLSQI, encoded by the coding sequence ATGGGGAGGTCTCCCTGCTGCGAGAAGCTTGGGCTCAACAGGGGGCCATGGACGGCGGAGGAAGACAGTATCCTCGTCGCCCACATCGAGCAGGACGGCCACAGCAACTGGCGGGCGCTGCCGAAGCAGGCCGGGCTGCTGCGCTGCGGCAAGAGCTGCCGCCTCCGGTGGATCAACTACCTCCGCCCGGACGTCAAGCGCGGCAACTTCACCATCGAGGAGGAAGACGCCATCATCCAGCTCCACGCCATGCTCGGCAACAGATGGTCCATGATCGCGGCGAGGCTGCCTGGGAGGACGGATAACGAGATCAAGAATGTCTGGCACACGCACCTCAAGAAGCGACTCGAATCCTCCGCTGCGCCCAAGCGCAAGGCCAAGAAGCATGCGGCTGTGACGACGTCCGTGATTACACACGATGGTCCGACCTCCGCGCCAGTACTGCCGGAGGAACACATCTCGTCGTCCGCCACTGGCTACTCGATGGCGAGCTCGTCGTTGGAGACCACTGAAAGCTTTAGCCCAGACTCGCACGAGTTTCAGATCGACGACAGTTTCTGGTCGGAGACACTGGCATTGACGGTGGGCAGCAGCTCCGGTGccggcatggaagccggcgacccGTTCGGTGCAGACAGTGCTTCGCCGACGTCGAGCAATGACGAGATGGACTTCTGGGTTAGATTATTCATGCAGGCTAGTGACTTGTCTCAGATttag